The following proteins come from a genomic window of Pyxidicoccus sp. MSG2:
- a CDS encoding response regulator, producing the protein MSHILVVDDDASHRTLICDALEEMGYRTVQAANGREALDLLEGDMPSAVLLDLRMPVMSGWGLLDALKKMPRARGLPIIIISGYGFEWEAELVGAAGYISKPVDLDKVRMTVQQIAGPPEMAFVH; encoded by the coding sequence ATGTCCCACATCCTGGTCGTCGATGACGACGCGAGTCACCGCACGCTCATCTGCGATGCCCTCGAGGAGATGGGCTACCGAACGGTTCAAGCGGCCAATGGTCGCGAGGCGCTCGACCTGCTGGAGGGCGACATGCCCTCCGCCGTGCTGCTGGACCTTCGGATGCCCGTGATGAGCGGCTGGGGTTTGCTGGACGCGCTGAAGAAGATGCCTCGCGCGCGCGGCCTGCCCATCATCATCATCTCCGGCTACGGCTTCGAGTGGGAGGCGGAGCTGGTAGGCGCCGCCGGCTACATCTCCAAGCCCGTTGATTTGGACAAGGTGCGGATGACGGTGCAGCAGATCGCCGGCCCGCCGGAGATGGCGTTCGTCCACTGA
- a CDS encoding pirin family protein, translating into MIYVRSGEERGHANHGWLDSHHTFSFADYHDPDFMGFRTLRVINEDTVAGRRGFGMHPHRDMEIITYVLGGAVEHRDSMGTRAIIKPGEVQRMTAGTGVLHSEMNPSEEPLHLLQIWILPNEAGLKPGYEQKAFDARERQGRFRVVASPDGREGSLTVHQDVVLHGTLLGRGEQAEYALAPGRHAWVQLARGSGTLNGVKVKAGDGVAVSEEARVVLAAQEPIEALLFDLA; encoded by the coding sequence ATGATCTACGTTCGCTCCGGTGAAGAGCGGGGCCATGCCAACCACGGTTGGCTGGACTCGCACCACACGTTCTCCTTCGCGGACTACCACGACCCCGACTTCATGGGGTTCCGCACGCTGCGGGTCATCAACGAGGACACCGTGGCGGGGCGGCGGGGCTTCGGCATGCACCCGCACCGGGACATGGAAATCATCACCTACGTGCTGGGCGGAGCGGTGGAGCACCGCGACAGCATGGGGACGCGCGCCATCATCAAGCCGGGTGAGGTGCAGCGGATGACGGCGGGCACGGGCGTGCTGCACAGCGAGATGAATCCCTCCGAGGAGCCGCTGCACCTGTTGCAGATCTGGATTCTGCCCAACGAGGCGGGGCTGAAGCCGGGCTACGAGCAGAAGGCGTTCGACGCGCGGGAGCGCCAGGGGCGCTTCCGGGTGGTGGCGTCTCCGGACGGGCGGGAGGGTTCGCTGACGGTGCACCAGGACGTGGTGCTGCACGGCACGCTGCTGGGCCGTGGCGAGCAGGCGGAGTACGCGCTGGCGCCGGGCCGGCACGCCTGGGTGCAGCTGGCGCGGGGCTCGGGCACGCTGAACGGAGTGAAGGTCAAGGCCGGTGACGGCGTGGCCGTCTCCGAGGAGGCGCGGGTGGTGCTCGCCGCACAGGAGCCCATCGAGGCGCTGCTGTTCGACCTCGCCTGA
- a CDS encoding ABC transporter ATP-binding protein gives MSPPSSDELAVDARGLVKRFGGFTALNGLDLQIPRGAFYAYLGPNGAGKSTSIALLTGVYGPDAGTIRMLGVDAVAKPLEVKRRVGVVPEELSLFERLTGRQYLTFCARMYGLDGDEAAARATELLELTELTYKAGALVAEYSKGMRRRLAIAAALIHAPELVLLDEPFEGIDVLAAGVIRELLRELSRRGVTLLLTTHVLEIAERLATHAGILRGGQMLDQGPVGSLLQRYDCPSLEAVFEKLIAVPSSRNARLSFYGEAVPEPAPAPVPRRESA, from the coding sequence ATGTCGCCCCCCTCTTCCGATGAATTGGCCGTCGACGCACGCGGGCTCGTCAAGCGCTTCGGCGGCTTCACCGCGCTCAATGGCCTGGACCTCCAGATTCCCCGTGGCGCCTTCTACGCGTACCTGGGGCCCAACGGGGCCGGCAAGTCCACCAGCATTGCCCTGCTGACGGGCGTGTATGGCCCGGACGCGGGCACCATCCGCATGCTGGGCGTGGACGCGGTGGCGAAGCCGCTGGAGGTGAAGCGGCGCGTGGGCGTGGTGCCGGAGGAGCTGAGCCTCTTCGAGCGGCTCACCGGCCGGCAGTACCTCACCTTCTGCGCGCGCATGTACGGGCTGGACGGCGACGAGGCCGCCGCGCGCGCCACGGAGCTCCTGGAGCTGACGGAGCTGACGTACAAGGCCGGCGCGCTGGTGGCGGAGTACTCCAAGGGCATGCGGCGGCGGCTGGCCATCGCCGCGGCGCTCATCCACGCACCGGAGCTGGTGCTGCTGGACGAGCCCTTCGAGGGCATCGACGTGCTGGCGGCGGGTGTCATCCGCGAGCTGTTGCGCGAGCTGAGCCGGCGCGGGGTGACGCTGCTCCTGACGACGCACGTGTTGGAAATCGCGGAGCGGCTGGCCACGCACGCGGGCATCCTGCGCGGCGGGCAGATGCTGGACCAGGGGCCGGTGGGGTCTCTGCTGCAGCGGTACGACTGTCCCTCGCTGGAGGCGGTGTTCGAGAAGCTCATCGCCGTGCCGTCCTCGCGCAACGCGCGCCTGTCCTTCTACGGGGAAGCGGTGCCGGAGCCCGCGCCGGCGCCCGTGCCGCGCCGGGAGTCCGCATGA
- a CDS encoding histone deacetylase: protein MRVFHSDSYEVPLPPGHRFPMEKYRLVREALVGRGVLHPGSLTESRPCNREDLEHVHTPRYLDAFFQGTLTEAEVRRLGFPWSPGLVARSCAAVGGTLEAARAALRDGISGNLAGGTHHGFPDHGEGFCVFNDIAVAIRALQAGGLIRRAVVVDLDVHQGNGTAAIFAGDDSVFTFSMHGEHNFPFRKQPSTRDVGLPDDTGDAGYLDALALHLPEVLDIAGADLLFFQAGVDPLAEDALGRLSLTHAGLRERDRIVLEAARRRGLPAVLTLGGGYAKPLSATIDAHVGTYEVALTVFR, encoded by the coding sequence ATGCGCGTCTTCCACTCGGACAGCTACGAGGTACCGCTGCCGCCCGGGCACCGCTTCCCCATGGAGAAGTACCGCCTCGTGCGCGAGGCCCTCGTGGGACGCGGCGTCCTCCACCCCGGCTCGCTCACCGAGTCTCGCCCCTGCAACCGCGAGGACCTGGAGCACGTCCACACGCCGCGCTACCTCGACGCCTTCTTCCAGGGAACCCTCACCGAGGCCGAGGTCCGCAGGCTCGGGTTCCCCTGGTCCCCCGGCCTCGTCGCACGCTCATGCGCCGCCGTGGGCGGCACGCTCGAGGCCGCTCGCGCCGCGCTCCGGGACGGCATCTCCGGCAACCTCGCCGGCGGCACCCACCACGGCTTCCCCGACCATGGGGAAGGCTTCTGTGTCTTCAACGACATCGCCGTGGCCATCCGCGCCCTCCAGGCGGGCGGCCTCATCCGCCGCGCCGTCGTCGTCGACCTCGACGTGCACCAGGGCAACGGCACCGCCGCCATCTTCGCGGGCGACGACTCCGTCTTCACCTTCTCCATGCACGGCGAGCACAACTTCCCCTTCCGCAAGCAGCCCTCCACCCGCGACGTGGGCCTGCCCGACGACACCGGGGATGCCGGCTACCTCGACGCGCTCGCCCTCCACCTCCCCGAGGTGCTGGACATCGCCGGCGCCGACCTCCTCTTCTTCCAGGCAGGCGTGGACCCGCTCGCCGAGGATGCACTCGGCCGGCTCTCCCTCACCCATGCCGGGCTGCGCGAAAGAGACCGCATCGTGCTGGAGGCCGCCCGTCGCCGGGGACTTCCCGCGGTGCTCACCCTCGGCGGCGGGTATGCGAAACCACTCTCCGCCACCATCGACGCGCATGTGGGCACGTACGAAGTAGCCCTCACGGTGTTTCGCTGA
- a CDS encoding DUF2381 family protein, whose translation MRLPLLRWSVPVLVLLSAVAMAREREPAVRNIYVPDDPTATAHRVYVAGGVGTLLRFEQPCDPTRTKMMGWEGRFEPLLVSDKSVVLMPLQDLTPEDRFLLLVTLKNGLELPFVVTAEEERSDQQVNVYLSAQSVDAMRAALADARVRERTLSDENQRHKAEETSIDHALAALLVKGAVQQTRFRRSRAWLLKGDDADITVRSYSNVDKAAVVFEVTNHHGTQPWRLMEARVSVASTGEARPFALRMSEEEISPGTSGAIAIVADESAFKAKSGSGTEKLVIDIFRSDGLQHAQAVLEWKVQRE comes from the coding sequence ATGCGGCTCCCCCTTCTTCGCTGGTCTGTGCCTGTGCTCGTCCTGCTGTCCGCAGTGGCCATGGCAAGGGAGCGCGAACCCGCCGTGCGCAACATCTACGTCCCAGACGACCCCACCGCCACGGCGCACCGGGTGTACGTCGCCGGCGGTGTCGGAACCCTGCTCCGGTTCGAGCAGCCCTGCGACCCGACCCGGACGAAGATGATGGGCTGGGAGGGCCGCTTCGAGCCCTTGTTGGTGAGCGACAAGTCCGTCGTGCTGATGCCACTCCAGGACCTCACGCCCGAGGACCGATTCCTGTTGTTGGTAACCCTGAAGAACGGCCTGGAGCTGCCGTTCGTCGTGACCGCCGAGGAGGAGCGTTCCGACCAACAGGTGAACGTGTACCTGAGCGCTCAAAGCGTGGATGCGATGCGAGCGGCCCTGGCCGATGCGCGTGTGCGCGAACGGACCCTCAGCGACGAGAACCAGCGGCACAAGGCGGAGGAGACCTCCATCGACCACGCCCTTGCCGCGCTCCTGGTGAAAGGGGCCGTTCAGCAGACCCGATTCCGCCGGAGTCGAGCATGGCTGCTCAAGGGCGACGACGCGGACATCACGGTCCGCAGCTATTCCAACGTCGACAAGGCAGCGGTCGTCTTCGAGGTGACGAACCACCACGGAACGCAACCCTGGAGGCTCATGGAAGCCCGCGTGTCGGTTGCATCGACCGGCGAAGCCAGACCGTTTGCACTTCGAATGAGCGAGGAAGAGATTTCTCCGGGCACTTCGGGAGCAATCGCCATCGTCGCGGACGAGAGCGCCTTCAAGGCGAAGAGCGGCAGCGGGACGGAGAAACTCGTCATCGACATCTTCCGTTCCGACGGACTGCAACACGCCCAGGCCGTCCTGGAATGGAAGGTCCAGCGCGAGTAG
- a CDS encoding vWA domain-containing protein: protein MDLKSLSRAVLSAALATTLVSAPALAEAPPADAKKPVEATKPVEPTKPAAPQAQVSPNQVQGARPEIEVVFVLDTTGSMGGLLEGAKRKIYSIASRIAQGRPTPHLKVGLVAYRDVGDDYVTKRFELSDDLDTVFANLRRFEAGGGGDAPEHVGRGLGEAVSKLSWSQNREVMKVIFLVGDAPPAERNDDWNFKHWAKRAKDKHIVVNTVRCGSDGETEVAWRHVAKLTDGTFDSIDQSGGMVAVATPFDAELAKVNSELATKTLYTGRAEVQAANRARADAMAGLAPEAAAERISYMKKTRAAAKPSAGAASAAMESSAPEAVGGAVDLVAAPAALASVKGEELPAELKGLSKEAQTAKVKQLAEEKKVLEAKAAKLAADRDTWLTKNVSEKEDTFDANVMKGVKAQAAKHGIAY, encoded by the coding sequence ATGGACCTCAAGTCCCTGTCGCGGGCCGTGCTGTCGGCCGCGCTTGCCACCACCCTGGTTTCCGCTCCGGCCCTTGCCGAAGCCCCTCCCGCCGACGCCAAGAAGCCGGTCGAGGCCACGAAGCCCGTTGAGCCCACGAAGCCCGCCGCGCCGCAGGCGCAGGTCTCGCCGAATCAGGTCCAGGGCGCTCGTCCGGAAATCGAGGTCGTCTTCGTGCTCGACACCACCGGCTCCATGGGCGGGCTGCTGGAGGGGGCGAAGCGGAAGATCTACTCCATCGCCTCCCGCATCGCGCAGGGCCGGCCGACGCCGCACCTCAAGGTCGGCCTCGTGGCGTACCGCGACGTGGGCGACGACTACGTGACGAAGCGCTTCGAGCTGAGCGACGACCTGGACACCGTCTTCGCCAACCTGCGCCGGTTCGAGGCGGGCGGCGGCGGTGACGCGCCGGAGCACGTGGGCCGCGGTCTCGGTGAGGCCGTGTCCAAGCTGTCCTGGAGCCAGAACCGCGAGGTGATGAAGGTCATCTTCCTCGTGGGCGACGCGCCCCCGGCCGAGCGCAACGACGACTGGAACTTCAAGCACTGGGCGAAGCGCGCGAAGGACAAGCACATCGTGGTGAACACGGTGCGCTGCGGCTCGGACGGCGAGACGGAGGTGGCCTGGCGCCACGTGGCGAAGCTCACGGACGGTACCTTCGACAGCATCGACCAGTCCGGCGGCATGGTCGCCGTCGCCACGCCGTTCGACGCCGAGCTGGCGAAGGTGAACTCCGAGCTGGCGACGAAGACGCTCTACACCGGCCGCGCCGAGGTGCAGGCCGCGAACCGCGCCCGCGCCGATGCCATGGCGGGCCTGGCTCCCGAGGCCGCGGCGGAGCGCATCAGCTACATGAAGAAGACGCGCGCTGCTGCGAAGCCCTCCGCCGGGGCTGCCTCGGCCGCGATGGAGAGCAGCGCCCCGGAGGCGGTGGGCGGCGCGGTGGACCTGGTGGCGGCCCCGGCGGCCCTGGCGAGCGTGAAGGGGGAAGAGCTGCCGGCGGAGCTGAAGGGCCTGAGCAAGGAGGCGCAGACCGCGAAGGTGAAGCAGCTCGCGGAGGAGAAGAAGGTGCTGGAGGCGAAGGCCGCGAAGCTGGCCGCGGACCGGGACACGTGGCTCACCAAGAACGTGTCCGAGAAGGAGGACACCTTCGACGCCAACGTGATGAAGGGCGTGAAGGCGCAGGCCGCGAAGCACGGCATCGCCTACTGA